Proteins found in one Mucilaginibacter gracilis genomic segment:
- a CDS encoding TonB-dependent receptor plug domain-containing protein, with protein sequence MMLAPSSALKEVVIGSNRPNNDQVLSPEMGVEKLNMKQINSVPVVFGEKDILKTITLMPGVKSGGEGNTGFYVRGGASDQNLILLDEAPVYNASHLFGFFSTFNSDAIKDVTLYKGGMPAEYGGRLSSVLDVKMYDGNAKGFTVQGGLGLIASRLKVEGPIDGGKGSFMVSARRTYIDLFLKASSDSSIKGSSLYFYDLNAKANYHFNSNNAIFLSGYFGKDVIGLKNTFGTNWGNTTGTVRFNHVFSSKLFSNTSLIYSNYNYVIQSYETDQSFKATSKITDLNFKEDFQYSASDGHHIKFGVNVLHHSIEPGDISSSADNVNARSVQQRYGLESAAYVSDDWKVSDRLNILYGVRLSDFTLLGPGSFNTFDAAGNVIATKTYNSGSAVRNYFNLEPRFSASYQLDSVSSVKFSYNRNTQNIHLLTNSNSSSPTDLYVMSSNNIKPEIADQVSTGWFRNFDDNQFEFSAEVYYKWLQNQIDYKDGAQLIANQDVESQLVYGSGRAYGLELFLKKKYGRFNGWIGYTLSRTEDKFATINNDSYFPARQDRTHDLSVVGIYQLTKRWSLSGAFVYGTGNAVTYPTGKYSVNGLTTFSYSERNGYREPATNRLDIGATLEGREHKKFHSSWTFSIYNLYGSREPYSITFRDSKTVPNTTEAVETSIFATPIPSVTWNFKF encoded by the coding sequence ATGATGCTGGCACCAAGCAGTGCCCTTAAAGAAGTGGTGATTGGTTCAAACAGACCCAATAATGACCAGGTGCTTTCCCCGGAAATGGGTGTCGAAAAGCTCAACATGAAGCAAATAAATAGCGTGCCGGTCGTTTTTGGGGAGAAAGATATTCTCAAGACGATTACGCTGATGCCCGGCGTAAAATCAGGAGGCGAAGGCAATACCGGATTTTACGTACGTGGCGGTGCTTCTGATCAAAACCTGATCCTGCTGGATGAAGCGCCGGTTTACAATGCTTCCCACCTGTTCGGCTTTTTCTCCACTTTTAATTCTGACGCCATAAAAGATGTGACCTTATATAAAGGCGGAATGCCTGCAGAATATGGCGGGCGGTTATCATCAGTACTCGATGTAAAAATGTATGATGGGAACGCCAAAGGTTTTACTGTTCAGGGAGGCCTTGGACTTATTGCGTCCCGGCTAAAAGTGGAGGGGCCCATTGATGGTGGTAAAGGTTCTTTCATGGTGAGTGCAAGGCGGACCTACATCGATCTTTTTCTGAAAGCATCCTCCGATTCGAGCATTAAGGGCAGCTCGCTTTACTTTTATGACCTCAATGCCAAAGCCAATTATCATTTTAACAGTAATAACGCCATTTTTCTGTCGGGCTATTTCGGTAAAGATGTGATCGGTTTGAAAAACACCTTCGGTACCAACTGGGGAAACACTACCGGCACTGTCCGTTTTAACCATGTATTCAGTTCAAAACTTTTTTCAAATACCTCGCTGATTTACAGCAATTATAATTACGTCATCCAGAGTTATGAGACTGACCAAAGCTTCAAAGCAACCTCTAAAATAACCGACCTTAATTTTAAAGAGGATTTCCAATATTCTGCCAGCGACGGCCATCACATCAAGTTTGGCGTAAATGTGCTGCACCACAGTATCGAACCGGGTGATATTTCATCTTCTGCAGATAATGTTAATGCGAGAAGCGTGCAGCAACGTTACGGGCTGGAAAGCGCTGCCTATGTCAGTGATGATTGGAAAGTAAGCGACCGGCTCAACATCCTGTATGGGGTGAGGCTGAGTGACTTTACCCTGCTGGGGCCGGGAAGCTTCAATACTTTTGATGCAGCTGGGAACGTCATCGCTACGAAAACATACAATTCAGGCAGCGCCGTCAGAAATTACTTTAATCTGGAACCCCGGTTTTCTGCCAGTTATCAGCTCGATAGCGTCAGCTCGGTCAAATTCTCTTATAACCGGAACACCCAAAACATTCACCTGCTGACCAATTCGAACAGCAGTTCGCCTACTGACCTGTATGTAATGAGCAGCAATAACATTAAGCCGGAAATTGCCGACCAAGTGTCCACCGGCTGGTTTAGGAATTTTGATGATAACCAGTTTGAATTTTCCGCAGAGGTATATTATAAATGGCTGCAGAACCAGATCGACTATAAAGATGGTGCGCAGTTAATTGCTAACCAGGATGTGGAATCACAATTGGTCTACGGCTCGGGCAGGGCTTATGGATTAGAACTCTTCCTGAAGAAAAAGTACGGACGGTTCAACGGCTGGATCGGTTACACCCTATCCAGAACGGAGGATAAATTCGCGACCATTAACAATGACAGTTATTTCCCGGCCCGGCAGGACCGCACGCATGATCTTTCGGTAGTTGGTATTTACCAACTAACCAAACGCTGGTCATTATCCGGCGCATTTGTTTACGGAACGGGCAATGCGGTTACCTATCCGACAGGCAAATATAGTGTTAACGGACTAACCACTTTTTCTTATTCAGAAAGGAACGGTTACCGCGAACCTGCAACTAACCGGCTGGATATCGGCGCAACGTTGGAAGGCAGAGAGCATAAGAAGTTCCATTCCAGCTGGACGTTCAGCATTTACAATTTATACGGCAGCAGAGAGCCTTATTCGATAACTTTCAGGGACAGCAAGACGGTGCCGAATACCACGGAGGCTGTAGAGACCAGCATTTTCGCGACACCGATACCATCAGTTACCTGGAACTTTAAATTTTAA